A portion of the Streptomyces coeruleoprunus genome contains these proteins:
- a CDS encoding serine hydrolase domain-containing protein: MDVQDIQGTVDPGWEPVRDAFSRNFDQRGERGAAVAVYRDGRKVVDLWAGAKDVDGTAPWAVDTAQVVRSATKGVAAAVPLLLHQRGQLDLDAPVGTYWPEFKAAGKERTLVRHVLAHRAGVPVLDAPLSLAQALDLEAGAEAVAAQAPVWEPGTDHGYHAHTFSWLLAGLVRRVTGRPIGRWVAEEIAGPLGLDLWLGLPDEEAHRVGRMGPLPEPEAAAGGLVLRPKRSVAEAYEDPESLTRRAFRVIDPLPDENAPAYRAAGLPGSGGISTARALARFYAATLGPVDGHRLFAPATLAMARTEESAGPDRVLVVGTRFGLGYMLHGPASPLLAPGSFGHPGRGGSLGFADPESGIALGYVTNGMRKGVTADPRAQALIRAVRKSIG; encoded by the coding sequence GTGGACGTCCAGGACATCCAGGGCACGGTGGACCCCGGCTGGGAGCCGGTGAGGGACGCTTTCTCGCGCAACTTCGACCAGCGCGGGGAACGGGGCGCGGCGGTCGCCGTGTACCGGGACGGCCGGAAGGTCGTCGACCTGTGGGCCGGCGCCAAGGACGTCGACGGTACGGCGCCCTGGGCGGTCGACACGGCCCAGGTGGTCCGCTCGGCGACCAAGGGCGTGGCGGCCGCGGTCCCGCTGCTGCTCCACCAGCGCGGCCAGCTCGACCTGGACGCGCCAGTCGGCACGTACTGGCCGGAGTTCAAGGCGGCCGGCAAGGAGCGCACGCTGGTCCGGCACGTGCTGGCCCACCGCGCGGGCGTCCCCGTCCTGGACGCCCCGCTGAGCCTGGCGCAGGCCCTGGACCTCGAAGCCGGCGCGGAGGCCGTCGCGGCCCAGGCCCCCGTCTGGGAGCCCGGCACGGACCACGGCTACCACGCGCACACGTTCAGCTGGCTGCTTGCGGGCCTGGTCCGCCGCGTGACCGGCCGCCCCATCGGCCGCTGGGTCGCCGAGGAGATCGCCGGCCCCCTGGGGCTGGACCTGTGGCTCGGCCTCCCGGACGAGGAGGCGCACCGGGTGGGCCGCATGGGCCCGCTGCCGGAGCCCGAGGCGGCCGCCGGCGGCCTGGTGCTGCGCCCCAAGCGCTCGGTGGCCGAGGCGTACGAGGACCCGGAGTCCCTGACCAGGCGGGCGTTCCGGGTGATCGACCCGCTGCCCGACGAGAACGCCCCCGCCTACCGCGCGGCGGGCCTGCCCGGCTCGGGCGGCATCTCCACGGCCCGCGCCCTGGCCCGCTTCTACGCGGCGACCCTCGGCCCGGTCGACGGCCACCGCCTGTTCGCCCCGGCGACCCTGGCCATGGCCCGCACCGAGGAGTCGGCGGGCCCGGACCGCGTCCTGGTCGTCGGTACCCGCTTCGGCCTCGGCTACATGCTCCACGGCCCCGCCTCGCCGCTCCTGGCCCCCGGCTCCTTCGGCCACCCGGGCCGCGGCGGCTCCCTGGGCTTCGCCGACCCCGAGTCGGGCATCGCCCTCGGCTACGTCACCAACGGCATGCGCAAGGGCGTCACGGCCGACCCGAGGGCCCAGGCCCTGATACGCGCGGTCCGCAAGTCGATCGGCTGA
- a CDS encoding energy-coupling factor ABC transporter ATP-binding protein: MTSTSPTPASPSLSFVPSLDVRGLAYAYPDGHQALFGVDLTVERGERVALLGPNGAGKTTLVLHLNGILTGGAGTVSVAGLQVAPENLKEIRRRVGIVFQDPDDQLFMPTVREDVAFGPATAGQRGEELESTVLRALERVGMAEYADRPPHHLSFGQRRRVAVATVLAMEPEILVLDEPSSNLDPASRRELADILRSLNVTVLMVTHDLPYAMELCPRSVILSEGVIAADAPTGELLADEELMRRHRLELPFGFDPTARPTRNPGAH; the protein is encoded by the coding sequence ATGACGTCGACCTCGCCCACGCCCGCATCCCCGTCGCTGTCCTTCGTGCCCTCGCTCGACGTACGCGGCCTCGCCTACGCCTACCCCGACGGCCACCAGGCCCTCTTCGGCGTCGACCTGACCGTCGAACGCGGCGAGCGCGTCGCCCTCCTCGGCCCCAACGGCGCCGGCAAGACCACCCTGGTCCTGCACCTCAACGGCATCCTCACCGGCGGCGCGGGCACGGTGTCGGTCGCCGGCCTCCAGGTCGCCCCGGAGAACCTGAAGGAGATCCGCCGCAGGGTCGGCATCGTCTTCCAGGACCCCGACGACCAGCTGTTCATGCCGACGGTCCGGGAGGACGTGGCGTTCGGCCCGGCGACGGCGGGCCAGCGGGGCGAGGAACTGGAGTCCACGGTCCTGCGGGCCCTGGAGCGGGTCGGCATGGCCGAGTACGCCGACCGCCCCCCGCACCACCTCTCCTTCGGCCAGCGCCGCCGCGTCGCCGTCGCCACGGTCCTCGCCATGGAACCGGAGATCCTCGTCCTGGACGAGCCGTCCTCCAACCTCGACCCGGCTTCCCGCCGCGAACTGGCCGACATCCTCCGCTCCTTGAACGTCACGGTCCTCATGGTCACCCACGACCTCCCCTACGCCATGGAGCTGTGCCCCCGCTCGGTGATCCTCAGCGAGGGCGTCATCGCCGCGGACGCCCCCACCGGGGAACTCCTCGCCGACGAGGAGCTGATGCGCCGGCACCGCCTGGAGCTGCCGTTCGGCTTCGACCCGACCGCGAGGCCGACCCGGAATCCGGGCGCGCACTGA
- the cbiQ gene encoding cobalt ECF transporter T component CbiQ, whose product MGAGHAHRLYRHGHSPVHALPAHTKLAAVFCFVVVVVSTPREAMWAFGLYALLLAGATAAARIPPAFVLKRLLIEIPFVAFAFLMPFVVPGEQTTLLGVPVSVPGLWDAWNVLAKGTLGVAASVLLAATTELRALLLGLQRLKLPPLLVQIASFMIRYGDVITDEMRRMSIARRSRGFEAKGIRHWGVLAKSAGALFIRSYERGERVHLAMVSRGYAGSMPVIDEATASRAQWGQAAALPLSALLVCLLGWTL is encoded by the coding sequence ATGGGGGCCGGGCACGCCCACAGGCTCTACCGGCACGGCCACTCACCGGTCCACGCCCTGCCCGCGCACACCAAGCTCGCCGCGGTGTTCTGCTTCGTCGTGGTCGTCGTCTCGACGCCGCGCGAGGCGATGTGGGCCTTCGGGCTGTACGCGCTGCTGCTGGCGGGGGCGACGGCGGCCGCCCGGATCCCCCCGGCGTTCGTCCTCAAGCGCCTGCTGATCGAGATCCCGTTCGTCGCCTTCGCGTTCCTGATGCCGTTCGTGGTGCCGGGCGAGCAGACGACGCTGCTCGGCGTCCCCGTGTCCGTCCCCGGCCTGTGGGACGCCTGGAACGTGCTGGCCAAGGGCACCCTGGGCGTCGCCGCGTCCGTCCTGCTGGCCGCGACGACGGAACTGCGCGCCCTGCTGCTGGGCCTCCAGCGCCTGAAGCTGCCGCCGCTCCTGGTGCAGATCGCCTCCTTCATGATCCGGTACGGGGACGTCATCACCGACGAGATGCGCCGGATGTCCATCGCCCGCCGCTCCCGCGGCTTCGAGGCGAAGGGCATCCGCCACTGGGGCGTCCTGGCGAAGTCGGCCGGCGCGCTGTTCATCCGCTCCTACGAGCGCGGCGAGCGCGTCCACCTCGCGATGGTCAGCCGCGGGTACGCCGGCTCCATGCCGGTGATCGACGAGGCCACGGCGTCCCGGGCGCAGTGGGGGCAGGCCGCGGCCCTCCCGCTGTCGGCCCTGCTGGTCTGTCTGCTGGGATGGACGCTATGA